From the Priestia aryabhattai genome, the window GATGTCCGCTTCACTTTGTACACATTAGCAGCTATGAAGCAGTGCAGCTTATTACGGAAGCAAAGAAGAATGGAATGAACGTTACGCTGGAAACTTGTCCGCATTATTTACTTTTTACAGAAGAAGACTTTGAAGAAATTGGCGTAACGGCTAAGTGTGCACCTCCTCTTCGTAGTAGGAGTCAAAAAGAAAAATTATGGGCTTGTATCGAATCAGAGGAAGTAGATATGATTTCTTCGGATCATTCTCCTTGCCCTATTGAATTAAAAACAGCTCATCAGAATGATTTATTTAAAGTTTGGGGTGGGATATCAGGCGGTCAGTACTCTTTGCAAGCGATGATTAGTGAGGGAGCCATCAATAGAGGAATTTCTCTTTCTAACATTTCCAAGCTTGTATCAACCAATCCAGCTAAACGATTCGGTTTATATCCTAAAAAAGGAAGCATTTTGCTAGGGTCCGATGCAGATTTGGTTATCGTTGATCTGGACCAAACTGAAAAAGTGACAAAAGAAGGAATGGTTTTCAAACATAAGCACAGTATATATGAAGGAATGGTATTTAACAGCGTTATTTTAACTACCATTACTAGAGGAACAATTGTATACAGTAGAGAAGAAGGTGTGTTTCCTCTTCACAAAGGGGAAATGGTAAACGGTGAATACGTAAAATTGTAGGTATAGTGCAAAAAGAGGTAAAAAATAAATCTTTTATCTCTTTTTTTACATAAAAAAATGAGATGACTTATATTAAGGTTACTACATAGAGGAAAAAAAGAATATCTACTATAACAAAAGAAACATTTTTAAAGAGGTTTTTATTATTCTGAAAAAGTATATTTCTGGTTGAGGGAAGCATAATGAAAAAATAATAAAGCCTTTCTTTTAATATACAGAAAAAATTCCTAAAAAGAAAAATATTATCTGGTTGTATGAAAAGTAGATAATCAGATGCTTTGTAATCAAAGGTTTTGTATAAAAAAATTTTCAAAAAGATATTTCAAGAAAAGAAATCTTGGTTTAAAGCTTTTTATAGGTGCAATTTTATAATGAAAAATCGTATTTTATGCACTCATTGTAAAATTCTGATATTGACAGAATCATTTTATAAGAATAAAATTTTCTTGTTTCTATTTTTTTATATCATCATAATTTTTTGACAGTTTTGTCTATGATGGTTTACGGTTGAAAGAGAGGTTAAGGAATATGTCGGTAGAGAGAGAAAAAGTGTATGAAACAGTTCCTCAAAAAGGATTCTTCGGACATCCTAAAGGGTTATTTACCTTGTTCTTTACAGAATTCTGGGAGCGTTTTTCATACTATGGAATGCGTGCGCTACTTGTATTGTACATGTACGATACAATTGCAAATGGTGGATTAGAAATGGAACAAGGAACCGCTTTAGCGATCTTTTCTATTTATGGTTCCCTTGTTTATATGTCTGGAATTATTGGCGGTTGGATTGCAGACCGCATTTTAGGTACATCTAATACGGTGTTTTACGGCGGTATATTTATTATGCTGGGACATTTAGTGCTGGCATTGCCAGCAGGTGTAACAGCGCTGTTTATTTCAATGTTCTTGATTATCATTGGAACAGGTTTATTAAAACCAAACGTTTCGAGCGTTGTGGGCGATATGTATAGTCCGACTGATAACCGTCGAGATGCTGGATTTAGTATCTTCTATATGGGTGTAAATGCAGGGGCATTTATCGCACCGCTAGTTGTTTCAACAGTAGGAGAAAAATATAACTATCATTTAGGTTTTGGAATCGCAGCAGTAGGAATGCTTTTAGGTCTAATTGTATTTATGGCTACACGAGGTAAAACCCTAGGTCGTGCAGGTAGACAAGTTCCAAATCCTTTAAAACCAGAAGAACGCAAAAAAGTATTTGGTACTATTGCACTTGTTGCAGTTGTACTTGCAATCTTTATTGTACTGACTTCTTTAGCGGGCATTTTAACCGTTGAAGGCGTGATTTTATTTGTAAGTATCTTAGCGATTGTTATTCCCATTATTTACTTTGTTGTTATGTATAAGAGTCCTAAGACAACAGCTGATGAGCGTTCACGCGTATTAGCTTATATCCCTCTTTTTATTTCTGGAGTAATGTTCTGGGCGATTCAAGAGCAGGGGTCAACAATTTTAGCAACGTATGCAAAAGATCATACACAGCTAACGTATGGCGGCTTTAAAATTCCAGTTGGTTGGTTCCAATCGTTAAATCCGTTATTCATTATTATATTTGCGCCAGTTTTTGCAGCGCTTTGGGTAAAATTAGGAAACAGACAGCCTTCTACACCAAAGAAGTTTTCATTAGGACTTTTATTTGCAGGGCTTTCTTTCCTTGTCATGGTTATTCCGGCTAGTATTCATGGAAATGAAACATTAGCGAGCCCGCTATGGCTAGTGCTAAGCTTCTTCTTAGTTGTAGTTGGAGAGCTTTGTTTATCACCAGTAGGGTTATCAACTACAACAAAACTAGCACCTGCAGCGTTTTCTGCTCAAACGATGAGTTTATGGTTCTTAACAAGCGCAGCGGCGCAGGCAATCAATGCTCAGCTTGTTCAATATTATGAAAACATTTCGCAAGTTGTTTATTTCGCTGCATTGGGCGGAGTGTCGGTCATTTTAGGTGTAATTGTGCTAATGATTTCGCCCAAAATTCAGCGTTTAATGAAAGGTGTTCAATAAGAGAAACCGTCCTCAAGGACGGTTTTTTTATGATTTATTTGAAAAAATATTCATGAAGGAGGCATAGGTCTGATCATCTTCACCCTCGTAGAACGCAAGGTTTAAAAGTCTGTTAAGTTCGTTTGTTGATTTTTCAGTTTCTGCAATAATTTGATGCATATGAGCAATTTTAGACATCGATCCGTTTGCATGAGCATTTTTGATTTGATTTAATGTTAAATGAAGCGATAAGACCTCTCGGCGAAGAGCTTGTCTTAATTCAGAGGAAGCAGGGATAAAAAAACGTTTATAAAAGTAACTTGCTTCTTCAAACACCAATTCTCCATTTTCTAGCTCTTTAGCCGCAATTTCTTTAATCTCTTGATCGTCTAATCGACTGGATGCTTCTTCGATAAGAAATCCAAAAATAATAGCTGTATCTGGTTTTAACATACAATACCCTCCATTATTATAAAAAAGAACTATGTAGTTTATATGTATAGATAGAAAGGAAAGAATATTCATAGTAATTCACTAATCAGCATAGACAAAAAAATAAAAAATATTCTTTTATATGTAAGCTAAAATTATTTTAAAATAAATTTTTTATAATTAAACATTTTTTCCATATTAAAGGATTATTTTGGCTTTCAAAAAGAAATGAATAGAATAAAGAGGGTTCTTAGTACCTATATAAAAAGAAAATTTATAAAAGATAATAAATTCAGAAATTTATACCTCTTTATAACTAAAAAATTGCTCTACTAAAATAGTTGACAGCAGAAATAGATAGGCATAAAATATACTATTGTCAAATGAATTAGCAAGCTATTCATAAAAAGTTAACGGACATTTGAATAATATGAGTAATATCCATATAAGGTATTAATTACTTAAATCTAACCAACTTGTATGCTTGTCATACAAGTCTACAGAAAGGAAGATAGTCGTATGCGCAACGTATTTTTTGCAGATAATGAAACAATTGAAACGACTTTACGTGGGAAAGAAATTTTAGGAGCTCCAATGTTAAACAAAGGAGTAGCTTTTACAAAAGAAGAGCGTAAAACGTTAGGATTAGAAGGTTTACTTCCTCCAATGACTTTAACTTTAGATGAGCAAGCAAAACGTGCATATGAGCAATTTTTAGCTCAGGCAGATAACCTTGGTAAGAATGTGTATTTAAACGATTTACAGAACCGTAATGCTGTATTATTTTATCGTTTATTGCAAGATCACTTAAAAGAAATGCTTCCGGTTGTTTATACACCAACAGTTGGACAAGCAATCCAAGAATACAGCCACGAATATCGCCGTCCGGGTGGCGTATACTTGTCAATCGATAATGTAGAAGGCATTGAAGAAGCTCTTAAAAATATCGATGCAAATAGTGAAGACATTGATTTAATGGTTATTACAGATTCAGAAAGTATTTTAGGAATTGGTGACTGGGGCGTTGGTGGTATTAATATTGCTATCGGTAAATTAGCGGTATACACAGCTGCAGCAGGAATTGATCCAAGCAGAGTACTTCCAGTTGTTCTTGATGTAGGAACAAACAATGACAAATTATTAAATGATCCTTTATATATCGGAAACCGTCATGAACGTATCCGCGGTGAGCGCTATGATCATTTCGTAGATCAATTCATTTCAAAATCTCTTGAAATATTCCCTAATGCACTGTTACACTGGGAAGATTTCGGTAATGTAAATGCTCGTAACATTATTAACAAGTACGGAAAAGAAATTCTAACGTTTAATGATGATATTCAAGGAACAGGTGCCGTAACGCTTGCCGCTATTTTCTCAGCAGTTCAAGTGTCTAAAATGCCACTTCGTGACCACCGTGTTTTAATCTTCGGACCAGGTACAGCAGGTATCGGTATTGCAGATCAAGTACGTGATGCAATGGTATTAGACGGGATCACAGAAGAAGAAGCATACAAAAACTTCTGGGCAGTCGATTTCCGAGGCCTTTTAACAGATGACATGGACGACTTATTAGGTTTCCAAACGCCTTATGCACGAAAAGCAGAAGAAGTGAAGGACTGGAACCGTGAAGAAGACAAAATTTCTCTTTTAGAAGTTGTCAGACAAATTAAGCCGACAATCTTAATTGGTACGTCTGGTGTAGCAGGCGCATTCTCAGAAGAAATCGTAAAAGAAATGGCGAAGCATGTAGAACGCCCAGCTATTTTACCAATGTCAAATCCAACTCCGCTTGCGGAAGCTACTCCTGAAAACTTATTAAATTGGACAGAAGGAAAAGCACTTGTAGCGACTGGAAGTCCGTTTGAACCAGTTAAATACGATGGTGTGGAATATGAAATTGGTCAATCTAATAATGCTTTTGTTTTCCCAGGTCTTGGTCTTGGATCAATCGTGGTAAAAGCAGAAG encodes:
- a CDS encoding peptide MFS transporter, which translates into the protein MSVEREKVYETVPQKGFFGHPKGLFTLFFTEFWERFSYYGMRALLVLYMYDTIANGGLEMEQGTALAIFSIYGSLVYMSGIIGGWIADRILGTSNTVFYGGIFIMLGHLVLALPAGVTALFISMFLIIIGTGLLKPNVSSVVGDMYSPTDNRRDAGFSIFYMGVNAGAFIAPLVVSTVGEKYNYHLGFGIAAVGMLLGLIVFMATRGKTLGRAGRQVPNPLKPEERKKVFGTIALVAVVLAIFIVLTSLAGILTVEGVILFVSILAIVIPIIYFVVMYKSPKTTADERSRVLAYIPLFISGVMFWAIQEQGSTILATYAKDHTQLTYGGFKIPVGWFQSLNPLFIIIFAPVFAALWVKLGNRQPSTPKKFSLGLLFAGLSFLVMVIPASIHGNETLASPLWLVLSFFLVVVGELCLSPVGLSTTTKLAPAAFSAQTMSLWFLTSAAAQAINAQLVQYYENISQVVYFAALGGVSVILGVIVLMISPKIQRLMKGVQ
- a CDS encoding NAD-dependent malic enzyme; the protein is MRNVFFADNETIETTLRGKEILGAPMLNKGVAFTKEERKTLGLEGLLPPMTLTLDEQAKRAYEQFLAQADNLGKNVYLNDLQNRNAVLFYRLLQDHLKEMLPVVYTPTVGQAIQEYSHEYRRPGGVYLSIDNVEGIEEALKNIDANSEDIDLMVITDSESILGIGDWGVGGINIAIGKLAVYTAAAGIDPSRVLPVVLDVGTNNDKLLNDPLYIGNRHERIRGERYDHFVDQFISKSLEIFPNALLHWEDFGNVNARNIINKYGKEILTFNDDIQGTGAVTLAAIFSAVQVSKMPLRDHRVLIFGPGTAGIGIADQVRDAMVLDGITEEEAYKNFWAVDFRGLLTDDMDDLLGFQTPYARKAEEVKDWNREEDKISLLEVVRQIKPTILIGTSGVAGAFSEEIVKEMAKHVERPAILPMSNPTPLAEATPENLLNWTEGKALVATGSPFEPVKYDGVEYEIGQSNNAFVFPGLGLGSIVVKAEVITDSMFAACAHAVAQMVDSSKPGASLLPRVEELREVSYNVALAVANAAIKDGVAKEVPADVKAAVKAAMWEPKYKEIKALETVNA